Below is a genomic region from Enterobacter hormaechei subsp. xiangfangensis.
TCCGTTTCAAAATTCACAAATACAACGGAGCCATTGCGAGGTACGGCAACTGCGCTTGTATTTTTGATTTCAACGTCTGCTTCGAGAGTGCTGATATCGAGCGATACTCGGTTTTCTCTGTAGGCTGACATATACGGCATAATCCCGTACCCGGAACTGTTAATGCGGCTTTGGCCGTAACCCAGCCGAGCACCCGTTGCGCCACTTGCTTTTACCAGCGCAAGTGAATCCGTTTCGCCGATACTGCCTGATGTAAATACAACGCCACCCGAGTGAACAACCATTCCGCCGTTATAACTCGCGGAATACTGTTTACTATTGTCATCGCCAAAGGACGCCGAGACACCGAGCGGCCCGTAAGGACTGTTCCATGAGCTATAGCCACTGACCTGGTTCAGGTTGCCGTAGTTGCCCCCGCTTGATGAGGCGCTAACGGAATAGCTCACTTCACTGTTTTTGGAGTTGCCGCTTGCCGTAGAGTTAAAACTGGTACCGCCTTTTAAATCAGTGCGCAGGCTCATGTTGACGTTATTAAATCCGCCTGACTGCGCGTTATCCTTATTGAATATGCTGAATGGAATACTGACGTTTAAATAAACGCTGTCATCCTTTTCCCCTGTTTCGTTGTACGTGCGTTGCACAGAAACGCTATAGCTACCGTAAGCAAAACTATTGTTGTAACCCACGCTGTAGTCGGAAGTGGAGCTGGAATCATTCCAGTAATCCTGCCAGGTACCGCTAATATAGAGTGAGCCGTATTCATCACCGTTAACATTCAATGGCTGGTTCAGGCTGACCTGTATCTGGTTTTTGGTACGCTGATAATCAGCATAAAGCTCGGCATTGCTGTCATAAGATCGATTGCCATATTCCTCGTGGTGAATACTGTCCTGCAATGAGGCGGCATCGTTAAGGCTGAGATAATCTTCTGTTGAGAAGCGATAAGCTGCCACGTTAAGAGATGTGTTAGTGGCTTCAAGCATTTTGCTGTAGGTCAGCCGATAACTCTGCCCTTTAAGCGTGTCCAGCCCGTCGATATCGGCATAGGACCCGGTAACATCTAAAGCGAATGCACCAATACGGGTATTCATAGCCAGACCAAGCAGGCCGGCGTAGAAATCCATATCCGTATATTGCGCACCCACGTAACCGGTAAAGGTATTATTCAAACCATAAGCGTAAGTTGCGTAGCCAACGTTTGGCTTATCATGCAATGAATCATCATTCAGCTCACCTATACCCACATCCCAGCGGCTGGAGCCTGGGCGGAGCATTTGTGTAACTGAGGAGAACGGAACGGTAAACGTCCGTTTACTTCCATCGGCTTCCTCTACAGTGACAATCAAATCATTACCATAGCCTGTTGTACTGAGGTCATTGATCTCGAAAGCACCGGGTGGAACGGTGGTTTCATAGATTTTATTGCCGCTTTGCATAACGCTAACTTTGGCGTTACTGTTTGCCACACCACGAATTACTGGCGCGTAGCCAGAGGTGCCTTGCGGGAGCATGCGGTCATCGTTATACATACGCGCACCACGCAGGCTCACCGAGTCAAAGACATCACCGCGTGTGTAGGAATCACCCATTACCATCTGTGCGTTAAGTGGTGTGATGTCTCGCTGGAGGTATAT
It encodes:
- a CDS encoding outer membrane usher protein encodes the protein MLFQRSILCLAICAAFPLHASETEKKAVDTSSETESAIEFNDRFLIDNGGGINVDRYAYGNPVLPGTYRVKVNLNGNSKSTVEMAFIDNKTPRASACLTKLTLTQAGVDTSILGDDVKDDETSCVDIKKYYPGASENFDSSKQEMDLNFPQIYVLKLPAGYVDPSLWDNGVPAGLLSYDLNTWHSESNGTNSDTAYAGLHYGLNVGPWRLRSRGSLNWDSDNGTHYSSQDIYLQRDITPLNAQMVMGDSYTRGDVFDSVSLRGARMYNDDRMLPQGTSGYAPVIRGVANSNAKVSVMQSGNKIYETTVPPGAFEINDLSTTGYGNDLIVTVEEADGSKRTFTVPFSSVTQMLRPGSSRWDVGIGELNDDSLHDKPNVGYATYAYGLNNTFTGYVGAQYTDMDFYAGLLGLAMNTRIGAFALDVTGSYADIDGLDTLKGQSYRLTYSKMLEATNTSLNVAAYRFSTEDYLSLNDAASLQDSIHHEEYGNRSYDSNAELYADYQRTKNQIQVSLNQPLNVNGDEYGSLYISGTWQDYWNDSSSTSDYSVGYNNSFAYGSYSVSVQRTYNETGEKDDSVYLNVSIPFSIFNKDNAQSGGFNNVNMSLRTDLKGGTSFNSTASGNSKNSEVSYSVSASSSGGNYGNLNQVSGYSSWNSPYGPLGVSASFGDDNSKQYSASYNGGMVVHSGGVVFTSGSIGETDSLALVKASGATGARLGYGQSRINSSGYGIMPYMSAYRENRVSLDISTLEADVEIKNTSAVAVPRNGSVVFVNFETDEGRSLVLELQRSDNGFIPLGADVLNEKNESIGTVGQAGQAYVRGVENKGALRVVWGSDGSSSCTVHYQIPENAKKAGLTTILSNQQCQM